A genomic region of Raphanus sativus cultivar WK10039 chromosome 6, ASM80110v3, whole genome shotgun sequence contains the following coding sequences:
- the LOC130495649 gene encoding uncharacterized protein LOC130495649 has product MQQNIRGPPRNLTEKVCIDDSNPERQVSIGSELPLETKKELIDFLKSNVKTFAWSTNDMKGIDPNVTTHKLKVDPTFKPIKQKRRKLGLEKAQAVNDEVDRLTKAGSIREVHYPDWLANPVVVKKKNGKWRICVDFTDLNKACPKDSFPLPHIDRLVEATAGHRLLSFMDAFSGYNQIMMDPEDQEKTAFITERGTYCYKVMPFGLKNAGATYQRLVNKMFAGQLGKTMEVYIDDMLVKSSAGEDHISHLRECFDILNKYDMKLNPTKCTFGVPSGEFLGYLVTERGIEANPQQIATFLEMPSPKTTREVQRLTGRIAALNRFISKSTDKCLPFYKLLRNNKKFLWDEKCEEAFKQLKAYLSEPPILSKPVIGEPLYLYLAVSTAAVSGVLVREEQNEQRPVYYTSKSLIDAETRYPAMEKLALAVVTAARKLRPYFQSHSIVVMTSQPLRMILHSPSQSGRLAKWAIELSEYDIEYRPRAAAKAQVLADFIIELTSEQLDSEMESPKWSLYVDGASSKQGSGIGLRLTSSAGETIEQSYRLGFSASNNEAEYEALIAGLKLALSLGIRELNAYSDSQLVASQFHGEYETRDERMGAYLEVVQNLTRQFDKFELTRIPRGENSSADALAALASTSDPLVKRIIPVEGIEKPSIDIATKAEKESKLKAQPEGTCPEAVATQVFTTFWFPKTRICSAKKHTSGNIIQVTEDISRNSDSLEPDLENTPGGTNSDPVICRVKTRSRTALQNSSGGIPRNSDSLEPNPTNTSGGTTTPGPEVLLKRSISGPYLKCVHGLVAMRLMKEMHDGSCGNHSGGRALAIRIKRQGYFWPTIIADCEAYSSSCDKCQRHAPIIHQPAEKLSNISAPYPFMRWSMDIMGPLVPSGSGKKKLRFLLVLTDYFTKWIEAEAFQQVTRFEVEQFVWKDIVCRHGVPYEIVTDNGGQFISHDFKIFCDKWNIRLTFSSPRRPQGNGQAEAANKSILANLKKRLGTQKEFWSEKLLEVLWACRTTPRKATEETPFSLAYGMEAVVPAETIAGILSPFAIITCP; this is encoded by the exons atgcaacaaaatattcgaggtccccccaggaacctaaccgaaaaagtttgcatcgacgactcaaatcctgaaagacaggtgagcatcgggtccgagctacctcttgagacaaaaaaggagctcatcgattttttgaaaagcaatgtcaaaacctttgcgtggtccaccaacgacatgaaaggaatagatccgaacgtcaccacccataagctaaaagttgaccctactttcaaaccgatcaaacagaagcgtcgtaagctaggtctcgaaaaggctcaagctgttaacgacgaagttgaccgacttacgaaagctgggtccattcgagaggtacattaccccgactggttagctaacccagtagtggtaaagaagaaaaacgggaagtggagaatctgtgtagatttcacagacctaaacaaagcttgccctaaagacagcttcccgttacctcacatcgaccgcctagttgaagcaacagctggccatcgactcctatccttcatggatgccttctcaggatataaccaaatcatgatggatcctgaggaccaggagaaaactgcattcataaccgaacgaggaacctattgttataaggttatgccattcggattaaagaacgcaggagctacctatcaaaggctagtaaataagatgtttgctggacaacttggaaaaaccatggaggtctatatcgacgacatgctagtcaaatcctcagccggggaagatcatatctcccatttaagggaatgcttcgatatcctgaacaagtacgatatgaagctcaatcccactaaatgtactttcggggtaccttcaggcgagttcctaggctatctcgtaaccgaaagaggcattgaagccaacccgcagcagatagcaaccttcctagaaatgccgtcacctaagacgaccaggGAGGTGCAGAGactgactggacgaatcgcggcgttgaatcgattcatatccaagtctaccgataaatgtctcccattttacaagcttctaagaaataataagaagttcttatgggacgagaaatgtgaggaagccttcaagcaattgaaagcttacctctccgaacctccgatcctatctaaaccagtaataggagagccattgtacctatatctcgctgtatcaactgctgcagtcagcggcgttctagtacgagaggaacaaaacgaacaaagacctgtctattacaccagtaaaagtttgatagacgccgaaaccaggtaccctgcgatggaaaaactagctctagcagtcgtaacagctgccagaaaattgcgaccttacttccaatcgcattcgatcgtcgtaatgacctcacaaccattacgaatgatcttgcacagccccagccagtcagggcgattggctaaatgggccatagaactcagcgaatatgatattgagtatagacctcgagcagcagcgaaagctcaggtcctcgcTGACTTTATCATCGAATTGACATCCgagcagttagactccgaaatggaatctccgaagtggagcctatacgtcgacggagcctcatcaaaacagggctccggtatcggtctaaggctaacttcttcagcaggagaaaccatcgagcagtcatataggctcggattcagcgcctcaaacaacgaagctgaatatgaagcactaatcgcagggttgaagctcgccctaagcctcggaatccgagagctaaacgcttatagtgattcacagctagtagctagccagtttcacggagaatatgaaacgagggacgaaagaatgggggcatatctcgaagtcgtccagaacctcactaggcagttcgacaaattcgagctaacgagaatcccacgaggtgagaactcctcagcagatgcattggctgctttagcttccacatcagaccccctcgtaaaacgaatcatacccgtagaaggaatcgagaaaccaagcatcgacatagctactaaagctgaaaaagagagcaaactaaaagcgcaacccgaaggtacctgccctgaagcggtagctacccaggttttcacaacattttggtttccaaaaaccagaatatgcagcgcaaaaaagcatacctccgggaacataATCCAAGTCACGGAAGATATttctcgaaattcagactccttagagcctgatctcgagaatacccccgggggcaccaactcagacccagtcatctgcagagttaaaaccagaagccgtacagctctccaaaattcatctggaggtattcctcggaattcagactccctggagcccaatcctaccaatacctccgggggcaccacgacaccaggtcccgaa gtcctcctcaaacgaagcatttccggaccttacctaaaatgcgtccatggcctcgttgctatgagactcatgaaggaaatgcacgacggttcctgcgggaaccactctggaggaagagctttagccatcagaatcaaaagacaaggatatttctggcctaccattattgcagattgtgaggcctattcctcttcatgcgacaaatgccagaggcatgcaccgattatacaccaacctgcggagaagctgtctaacatatccgccccttacccatttatgagatggtccatggatatcatggggccactagtaccatcaggaagtggaaagaagaagctacgcttcctcttagtcttaacggactacttcacgaaatggatagaggccgaagctttccagcaggtaACCAGGTTCGAGGTCGAGCAATTCGTATGGAAAGATATCGtatgtagacacggcgtcccgtacgaaatcgtaaccgataatggaggacaattcatatcccacgatttcaaaatattttgtgacaagtggaatatccgcctgaccttctcatcacctcgccgacctcaaggtaacggacaggcggaggctgctaataaatcaatactagcaaacctcaagaaacgcctcggaacccagaaggaattctggtcagagaagttacttgaagtactttgggcatgtcgaaccaccccacgaaaagctacagaagaaactcctttctccttagcatatgggatggaagccgtCGTTCCAGCCGAAACCATTGCCG GTATCCTAtctccatttgcaatcataacatgtccATGA
- the LOC108806918 gene encoding transcription activator GLK2-like, with amino-acid sequence MLTVSPLIVNTTSRDNYMAANFSDFTTEGLPDFTMVGEGSLDLLEGIDYYDDFFIGFDGDDALPELEIDCDIIGEYSGSGRDDEQEMEGDISTASETSERDGGVVKPDGGASTHKTVSRGKRKGKKNKDYLSVDNEIKKKPKVDWTPELHRSFVQAVEQLGIDKAVPSRILEIMNVKSLTRHNVASHLQKYRSHRKHLLAREAEAASWNLRRHATVTVAGGGKKPWKAPALGYPPHVTPLYHGHFRPLHVWGHPTCPKHKPNIPSFSTHRTYPIPAVAAAPSSWPDHPPYWHQQPLYPQGYGIATPNHSMYNNKSETSIGVPTSQLSPTTNPPIDIHPSNESIDAAIGDVITKPWLPLPLGLKPPSVDGVMTELQRQGIPNVPPIP; translated from the exons ATGTTAACTGTGTCTCCTCTCATCGTTAACACCACCTCAAGAGATAACTATATGGCGGCCAATTTCTCAGATTTTACAACAGAAGGCTTGCCGGACTTCACGATGGTCGGAGAAGGAAGTCTTGATCTTCTTGAAGGAATCGATTACTACGACGACTTTTTCATTGGGTTCGATGGAGATGATGCTTTACCCGAATTGGAGATTGATTGCGATATTATCGGGGAATATTCCGGCAGTGGGAGAGATGATGAACAAGAAATGGAAGGAGACATTTCGACAGCGTCGGAGACGTCAGAGAGAGACGGTGGCGTGGTTAAGCCTGATGGTGGTGCTAGTACTCACAAAACGGTGAGTAGAGGCAAACGTAAAGggaagaaaaataaagattatttATCCGTTGACAatgaaattaagaaaaaacCCAAG GTGGACTGGACGCCGGAGTTACACCGGAGTTTCGTGCAAGCTGTGGAGCAACTAGGGATAGACAAAGCAGTACCATCTCGGATTTTAGAAATTATGAACGTTAAATCTCTCACTCGTCACAACGTTGCTAGCCATCTCCAG AAATATAGGTCACATCGGAAACATTTACTAGCGCGTGAAGCAGAAGCTGCGAGCTGGAATCTCCGGCGGCATGCTACGGTGACAGTTGCTGGAGGAGGAAAAAAGCCGTGGAAGGCTCCTGCCTTAGGCTATCCACCACACGTGACACCTTTATATCACGGCCACTTCAGGCCGTTGCACGTGTGGGGTCATCCAACATGTCCTAAACACAAGCCTAACATTCCATCATTTTCTACTCATCGGACGTATCCAATTCCGGCCGTTGCAGCAGCTCCATCATCTTGGCCAGATCATCCGCCATATTGGCATCAACAACCACTCTATCCTCAG GGATATGGTATTGCTACACCGAATCATTCTATGTATAATAATAAATCAGAAACAAGCATTGGTGTTCCCACAAGCCAATTAAGCCCCACCACTAATCCTCCTATCGACATTCATCCC TCTAATGAGAGCATAGACGCCGCTATAGGAGACGTCATAACAAAGCCGTGGCTACCTCTTCCTCTGGGATTGAAACCGCCGTCAGTTGACGGTGTCATGACGGAGTTACAACGTCAAGGCATTCCTAATGTTCCTCCTATTCCTTGA
- the LOC108808037 gene encoding probable E3 ubiquitin-protein ligase ARI13, whose protein sequence is MFLLSKADATVFLKKFQWDLQHVSERLSENKEKLLMGLDFSSAVTDSNYGNKLFSVEKNLARLTLEARDLYGEYVVRSYLEENKGSMIKQCPAPGFSYFIEFRRDIDVEEYGLNVACLCGHTFCGRCILESHRPVTYNNTSYWLSRDLKKLSELPQKSLSISCIERNSKRYPHCQFSLEIDSRSRVLRLVECHYYSGRLCWECMQKVESHKAEGANADCVIPLLPLLVNGFVTYLDR, encoded by the coding sequence ATGTTCTTGCTTTCAAAAGCTGATGCAACTGTATTCCTTAAGAAATTCCAATGGGACTTGCAACATGTTTCAGAACGTTTGAGCGAAAACAAGGAGAAACTATTGATGGGATTAGATTTTTCATCAGCTGTAACCGACTCAAACTATGGTAATAAATTATTCTCTGTGGAGAAAAACCTAGCTAGGCTAACATTGGAGGCTAGAGACCTTTACGGGGAATATGTTGTTAGATCTTACTTGGAGGAAAACAAGGGTTCGATGATCAAACAGTGTCCTGCACCGGGTTTCAGTTACTTCATTGAGTTTCGCAGGGACATTGATGTTGAAGAGTATGGTTTAAACGTTGCGTGTTTATGCGGGCATACATTTTGTGGGAGATGCATCCTTGAGTCACACAGACCTGTGACATACAACAACACATCTTATTGGTTGTCTAGAGACTTAAAGAAGTTATCAGAGTTGCCACAAAAGTCACTAAGTATTTCTTGCATCGAAAGAAACTCCAAGCGTTACCCACATTGCCAATTTTCTTTAGAGATTGATTCTCGATCACGAGTTCTCCGGCTTGTGGAATGTCACTACTACAGTGGTCGTTTATGTTGGGAGTGTATGCAGAAAGTGGAATCCCATAAAGCGGAAGGAGCCAATGCAGACTGTGTTATACCTTTGTTACCACTACTCGTGAACGGGTTTGTTACGTATCTGGATCGATAG